One part of the Novipirellula aureliae genome encodes these proteins:
- a CDS encoding Dps family protein: MPTTIQTQFKRDVLNDEKNEECTSLLQRNLTNLIDLALLMKQAHWCVVGPNFRSIHLQLDEIIATVRAASDEVAERISTLGIAPDGRSGSVASASDLQQYPEGFLKAGPTIAHVADAMKTTIDELRSAIEKLGDLDPVSEDMCIGIAGPLEKHLWMLQAQEE, from the coding sequence ATGCCAACGACTATTCAAACTCAATTCAAACGCGACGTTCTCAATGACGAAAAGAACGAAGAATGCACCTCTTTGCTGCAACGCAATTTGACCAACCTGATCGACTTAGCGCTGTTGATGAAGCAGGCTCACTGGTGCGTCGTGGGACCCAACTTCCGCAGTATTCATTTGCAACTCGATGAAATCATCGCGACCGTACGAGCGGCCAGTGACGAGGTGGCTGAACGCATTTCGACGCTCGGCATCGCTCCCGATGGTCGCTCTGGATCGGTTGCGTCGGCAAGCGACTTGCAGCAGTATCCTGAAGGTTTTCTTAAGGCTGGACCGACGATTGCTCATGTTGCCGATGCGATGAAAACCACGATCGATGAACTGCGGTCTGCTATCGAGAAACTTGGCGATCTTGACCCGGTCAGTGAAGACATGTGCATCGGCATTGCAGGACCACTCGAAAAACACTTGTGGATGCTACAGGCGCAGGAAGAGTAG
- a CDS encoding chemotaxis protein CheB produces the protein MIDHKKKAQTLIVGVGASAGGFEAFQELLEHVGTSEQFAIIFVQHIDPQSESLLSDLLASTTQMPVVELSGRKKLRPGHIYLAPAKQYLDVKNGAVRPTMLETGQSPLAAIDYFFHALARDQGDRAVGVVLSGAGSDGTVGLKAISDAGGLTFAQDATSAKFDSMPRSAATTGVADYVCRPSEIAAELLRYAEHVNEFGGDAMVEKVHKQVGEAIPRITEHLLSVTGHNFQHYKIATLTRRIQRRMQVLKIATASEYLVHLQGDEDEAQALFRELLIGVTAFFRDPEAFDALQSSVLPGIFENKGPDDIVRLWVAGCSTGEEAYSIAILCHEYCSKLDNPPEFQIFATDIDERALHTARAATYPSGIEESVSHERLKSYFVKRGKRYQVIKKVRERVLFSKHNLISDPPFSRQDLISCRNLLIYLGAHLQEKLIPLFHYALRPSGFLFLGPSETISSHGELFRALDSKFRISQRKGTATGSLSTLAVRGGEVKPIHSGAKQPDEAVDLNSIRQRILLDEFTPKAVVIDEAGQVLNASDGISKYLAVSGGDFHNNIVKMALPGLRIGLRAAINEAINARRKVTHENLSIRDNDCIQPVMLTVQPMPQLGEQDELMMVIFHDVGEPIRREQDDKMTDSPATGNQDADAIIAQMERELETTRSDLERTMQDMEVANEELKSSNEELLSMNEELQSANEELETSKEEIRTSGDAVARAHDDLENLLRSTRIATIFLDENLNIRSFTPAATEIYGLIPTDVGRPLTQIVPNVVLMPPLPSPESLHEGSVDKATVVTSSGRSFIRRVLPYQSYAGDLRGMVVTFTDVTELQESEERFRATFDNAAVGIAHVGLDGRWINANARFCEIVGYDLETLQQKHFQEITHPDEFDEDAFQKEKLLAGEIDYYAMEKRYLRRDGEYVWTRLTVSLVRNLKGQPAHFISVIEDISEPKRFTRQLAEREAHLRRVINNQLGLVGVIDRNGILLEIDDRSLEIARTRREEVVGKRFTDTPWWSYDPKVAERMRDAMDRAMAGEFVRFDVSLFAHGEEGVLIDFMIAPVKNEAGEVEYLIPSGVDIRERAAYERSLKETSRRMEMAMRAGGMAAWEWTPEKSIWTEQLYDLLGIDPEQEASTEMLFSIVHPDDLDELKSHWQAAVDGSDSYDAEFRIIRPDGEVRWMNGMGEVVRNRAGNVVKMYGVNWDSTKEHDQSAALRESEQRAQAANAAKSEFLANMSHEIRTPMTAILGYADLLKEFVHAEEAKQYLQTIRHNGNYLLEIINDILDLSKIEAGKFEVERERFDPTRVIEDVRSIMDVRAQESGLTLTVEYDGKLPQVIESDAKRLKQVLINLVGNAIKFTREGRIQIRVRFDSGTPQPLLSNSETSEGFCPPAKGFLHFDVVDTGIGMNQQQLDRLFKPFSQGDSSVSRHFGGTGLGLAISKRLAEMLGGEITASSTPEVGSTFTVSITTGDIADQPLVDHSSGEGKSELSPSENGNAAAIEALNCHVLIVDDRRDIRFLSNHILTKAGATVEECEDGQLAVEHIVGAIERNKLPDLILLDMQMPNLDGYETARKLRQLGYAGPIIALTADAMQGDMNECLEAGCNDYLSKPIDNAAMLQKIAEMIS, from the coding sequence ATGATAGATCACAAGAAAAAAGCACAGACACTCATCGTTGGCGTGGGCGCATCGGCTGGTGGTTTCGAGGCGTTTCAAGAGCTACTGGAGCATGTGGGAACCAGTGAGCAATTTGCTATCATCTTTGTCCAACACATCGACCCGCAGAGTGAATCGTTGCTGAGTGATCTGCTCGCCTCGACGACGCAGATGCCCGTTGTGGAACTTTCCGGACGAAAGAAACTCAGGCCGGGTCACATCTATCTCGCACCGGCTAAGCAGTACTTGGATGTCAAGAACGGAGCCGTGCGGCCGACGATGCTTGAAACAGGGCAAAGTCCGCTTGCGGCGATCGACTATTTCTTTCATGCGTTGGCCCGCGACCAAGGTGATCGGGCGGTTGGCGTCGTGTTATCGGGTGCTGGTAGCGACGGGACCGTGGGTTTAAAGGCGATCAGCGACGCGGGCGGTTTGACGTTTGCCCAGGATGCCACGTCCGCCAAGTTCGACAGCATGCCTCGTAGCGCGGCCACAACCGGCGTAGCCGATTATGTTTGCCGCCCCAGTGAAATCGCGGCTGAATTGCTACGTTACGCCGAACATGTGAACGAGTTTGGTGGCGACGCCATGGTCGAAAAGGTTCACAAACAGGTCGGCGAGGCCATTCCACGAATCACCGAGCATTTGCTGTCGGTGACCGGTCACAATTTTCAGCATTACAAGATCGCCACATTAACGCGGCGTATTCAGCGGCGGATGCAGGTTTTGAAGATCGCGACAGCCAGCGAGTATCTGGTGCATTTGCAAGGTGATGAAGACGAAGCTCAGGCGTTGTTTCGAGAGTTGTTGATCGGTGTGACCGCGTTCTTCCGTGATCCGGAGGCTTTCGATGCCCTTCAGTCGAGCGTATTACCGGGTATTTTCGAAAACAAAGGGCCCGACGACATTGTTCGCCTTTGGGTTGCTGGGTGCAGCACGGGCGAGGAAGCGTACTCCATTGCGATCCTGTGTCACGAGTATTGTTCGAAGCTTGACAACCCACCCGAGTTTCAAATCTTTGCGACCGACATCGATGAACGGGCATTGCACACCGCGCGTGCGGCCACTTATCCATCGGGAATTGAAGAAAGCGTCAGTCACGAGCGTCTCAAATCCTACTTCGTCAAACGCGGCAAACGCTATCAAGTCATTAAGAAGGTTCGTGAACGCGTTCTCTTTTCCAAGCACAACCTGATCAGTGATCCACCTTTTTCACGGCAAGATTTGATCTCGTGTCGCAACCTACTGATCTACCTGGGAGCTCATCTGCAAGAAAAATTGATTCCACTTTTTCACTATGCGCTGCGACCTTCTGGGTTCCTGTTTCTCGGTCCGAGCGAAACGATTTCATCGCATGGTGAACTGTTCCGAGCCCTTGATTCCAAGTTTCGAATCTCGCAGCGAAAAGGAACGGCGACGGGATCGCTCAGCACGCTTGCCGTCCGCGGCGGTGAGGTCAAGCCGATCCATTCCGGCGCCAAGCAGCCAGATGAAGCCGTCGATCTGAACAGTATTCGGCAACGCATTCTTCTTGACGAGTTCACCCCAAAAGCGGTGGTGATCGACGAAGCGGGTCAGGTGCTCAATGCTTCCGACGGCATTTCGAAATACTTGGCGGTATCGGGCGGCGATTTTCACAACAATATCGTCAAAATGGCATTGCCTGGTTTGCGAATCGGCCTTCGCGCGGCGATCAATGAAGCAATCAACGCGAGGAGGAAAGTGACGCATGAAAACTTGTCGATTCGCGACAACGATTGCATTCAGCCGGTGATGTTGACCGTGCAACCGATGCCGCAGTTGGGCGAGCAAGATGAATTGATGATGGTCATCTTTCATGATGTGGGAGAACCGATCCGGCGTGAGCAGGACGATAAAATGACCGACTCGCCGGCGACCGGTAACCAGGATGCCGATGCCATCATTGCTCAAATGGAACGGGAGCTTGAAACGACGCGCAGCGATTTGGAACGCACGATGCAGGATATGGAGGTTGCAAACGAAGAGTTAAAATCGTCCAACGAAGAGCTCTTGTCGATGAACGAGGAGTTGCAATCGGCCAACGAAGAGCTGGAAACGTCCAAGGAAGAAATTCGCACGAGTGGTGACGCCGTGGCCCGCGCTCACGACGATCTGGAGAACCTGCTTCGCAGCACTCGCATTGCCACCATTTTCCTCGACGAAAATCTCAACATTCGCAGTTTCACTCCCGCTGCGACTGAAATCTATGGTCTGATTCCCACCGACGTTGGACGCCCACTCACTCAGATTGTTCCCAACGTCGTTTTGATGCCACCCCTACCAAGTCCGGAATCGCTACACGAAGGGAGTGTTGATAAAGCAACGGTGGTCACCTCATCGGGCCGATCTTTCATCCGTCGTGTCTTGCCCTATCAATCTTATGCGGGTGATTTAAGGGGCATGGTAGTGACGTTTACCGATGTTACCGAACTGCAAGAAAGCGAAGAAAGATTCCGTGCCACATTTGATAACGCGGCTGTCGGAATCGCGCACGTGGGGCTCGATGGCCGATGGATCAACGCGAATGCACGGTTCTGTGAGATTGTCGGCTACGACCTCGAGACACTCCAGCAGAAACATTTTCAAGAGATCACGCATCCCGATGAATTCGACGAAGATGCTTTCCAAAAAGAGAAATTGCTGGCGGGGGAAATCGATTATTATGCGATGGAGAAACGCTACCTCCGTCGCGACGGTGAATATGTGTGGACGCGGCTGACCGTCTCGCTGGTCCGTAATTTGAAAGGCCAGCCCGCTCATTTCATTTCGGTGATTGAAGACATTTCCGAACCAAAGCGATTTACTCGGCAGCTTGCCGAGCGTGAAGCGCATCTACGCCGCGTGATCAATAACCAACTCGGGTTAGTCGGTGTGATTGATCGCAACGGTATTCTGTTGGAAATCGACGACCGATCGCTCGAGATCGCACGCACTCGCCGCGAGGAAGTCGTCGGAAAGCGGTTCACCGACACACCATGGTGGAGCTACGATCCGAAGGTCGCCGAAAGGATGCGTGACGCGATGGATCGCGCGATGGCGGGTGAATTTGTGCGGTTCGACGTTTCATTGTTTGCTCATGGTGAAGAAGGCGTCTTGATCGACTTCATGATTGCGCCTGTGAAGAACGAGGCCGGAGAGGTGGAATATCTGATCCCATCAGGCGTCGACATCCGTGAACGTGCTGCCTATGAACGCTCGTTGAAGGAAACATCCCGCCGAATGGAAATGGCGATGCGTGCTGGGGGAATGGCCGCCTGGGAATGGACGCCCGAAAAGAGCATTTGGACGGAGCAACTCTATGATTTGCTTGGTATTGATCCCGAGCAAGAAGCGAGCACTGAAATGTTGTTTTCAATCGTTCACCCCGATGATCTCGATGAATTGAAGTCGCATTGGCAGGCCGCCGTGGACGGAAGCGATTCCTACGATGCCGAATTCCGTATCATCCGGCCAGACGGCGAAGTGCGTTGGATGAATGGCATGGGCGAAGTGGTCCGCAACCGAGCTGGAAACGTGGTCAAAATGTATGGCGTCAATTGGGATTCGACCAAAGAACATGATCAATCCGCCGCTCTACGCGAGAGCGAACAACGTGCCCAAGCCGCCAACGCCGCCAAGAGCGAGTTTCTCGCTAATATGTCGCACGAAATTCGCACACCCATGACCGCAATTCTCGGTTACGCCGATTTGCTAAAAGAGTTTGTTCACGCCGAGGAAGCGAAACAATACCTGCAAACGATCCGTCATAACGGTAACTACCTGCTGGAAATTATCAACGACATTTTGGACCTGTCCAAAATTGAAGCCGGCAAGTTTGAAGTCGAACGTGAGCGATTCGATCCGACCAGAGTGATCGAAGACGTCCGAAGCATCATGGACGTCCGTGCCCAGGAAAGCGGATTGACGCTAACCGTTGAGTACGATGGGAAATTGCCTCAAGTGATTGAATCCGATGCTAAGCGGCTTAAGCAGGTTTTGATCAACTTGGTCGGCAATGCAATCAAGTTTACTCGCGAAGGCCGCATCCAAATTCGGGTCCGATTCGATAGTGGTACGCCGCAGCCTCTCCTGTCGAATTCCGAGACATCGGAAGGCTTCTGCCCCCCTGCAAAAGGCTTTTTGCACTTCGATGTCGTCGACACCGGCATCGGTATGAACCAGCAACAGCTCGATCGTCTGTTCAAGCCATTTTCCCAAGGCGACTCGAGCGTTTCGCGACATTTCGGCGGCACAGGGTTGGGGTTGGCGATCAGCAAAAGACTCGCAGAGATGTTGGGCGGTGAGATTACGGCCAGCAGTACTCCGGAAGTCGGCAGCACGTTCACCGTCTCAATCACAACGGGAGACATCGCCGATCAACCGCTGGTGGATCATTCGAGCGGCGAGGGGAAAAGCGAATTGTCACCGAGCGAAAATGGAAACGCTGCTGCTATTGAAGCTTTGAATTGCCACGTTTTGATCGTGGACGACCGACGCGACATCCGCTTTCTCAGCAATCATATTCTGACCAAAGCAGGGGCAACGGTCGAGGAATGTGAGGACGGGCAACTCGCCGTGGAGCACATCGTGGGGGCCATTGAAAGGAACAAGTTGCCTGATCTCATTCTCTTGGATATGCAGATGCCCAACCTGGACGGTTACGAAACCGCTCGAAAATTACGACAGCTTGGCTACGCTGGCCCAATTATCGCCCTGACTGCCGACGCAATGCAGGGCGATATGAACGAATGTCTCGAAGCCGGATGTAACGATTACCTTAGCAAGCCTATCGACAACGCCGCGATGTTACAAAAAATTGCCGAGATGATTTCGTAG